A DNA window from Agarivorans sp. TSD2052 contains the following coding sequences:
- the arnD gene encoding 4-deoxy-4-formamido-L-arabinose-phosphoundecaprenol deformylase gives MSSKDTIKVGLRIDVDTFRGTRLGVPKLLDIFQRHNIKSSFFFTVGPDNMGRHIWRLLRPAFLKKMLRSKAASLYGWDIIFRGTFWPGPVIGKKLASVIKDTDQAGHEVGLHAWDHHKWQMKTDSMSPAELANEIRKGYQLLADITSKDVQCSAVAGWRCTETTLDEKEAFPFRYNSDCRGESIFVPKPGMAPQIPVTLPTYDELIGQDGIDESNYNQAIISRIKADALNVYTIHAEVEGIVCAEMFEQLIIASKQQGIEFVPLCDLLDQDYVNWPKDSIINIEMDGREGWLSHQASTIRSQPS, from the coding sequence ATGAGTTCGAAAGATACGATTAAAGTAGGCTTAAGAATAGATGTAGATACCTTTCGTGGCACGCGTTTAGGCGTGCCCAAGTTATTAGACATTTTTCAACGCCACAACATTAAGTCGTCATTTTTCTTCACCGTTGGACCCGACAACATGGGGCGCCATATTTGGCGCCTTCTGCGTCCAGCCTTTTTGAAGAAAATGCTCCGTTCTAAAGCGGCTAGCCTTTACGGCTGGGACATTATTTTTCGCGGTACGTTTTGGCCAGGCCCGGTGATCGGCAAGAAACTCGCGTCGGTGATCAAAGATACCGACCAAGCCGGTCATGAAGTGGGGTTGCATGCTTGGGATCATCATAAATGGCAGATGAAAACCGATAGCATGTCGCCAGCTGAGCTGGCGAATGAAATCCGTAAGGGCTATCAATTACTGGCTGATATAACCAGTAAAGATGTTCAGTGCAGTGCGGTGGCAGGTTGGCGTTGTACCGAAACAACCCTAGATGAAAAGGAAGCTTTTCCCTTTCGTTATAACAGTGATTGCCGCGGTGAGTCGATTTTCGTCCCTAAACCAGGCATGGCACCACAGATCCCTGTGACCCTCCCTACCTACGATGAGCTAATTGGCCAAGACGGGATAGACGAAAGCAATTATAACCAAGCCATTATTAGCCGAATTAAAGCCGATGCTTTGAATGTGTATACCATTCACGCCGAAGTAGAAGGCATTGTTTGCGCCGAGATGTTTGAACAGCTAATTATTGCCAGTAAACAACAAGGTATTGAGTTTGTGCCGCTTTGTGACTTACTTGACCAAGATTACGTAAACTGGCCCAAAGACAGCATTAT
- the arnA gene encoding bifunctional UDP-4-amino-4-deoxy-L-arabinose formyltransferase/UDP-glucuronic acid oxidase ArnA encodes MKAVVFAYHNIGCAGIQSLLDAGVDIAAVFTHLDDSNENVFFDSVAKLAARNGIAVFAPEDVNHPLWIEKIKAMQPDVFFSFYYRSMISQALLDIAPKGGFNLHGSLLPAYRGRAPVNWALVKGETETGVTLHAMTAKADAGDIVAQDKLSIALDDTAATLHSRLTQLSSQLLAKTVPAIVAGTHTLTPQDESQATVFGRRTPADGEIKWADSAQTIFNLCRAVTEPFPGAFTFLGERKVIFWSMATSEQNYDATPGTIVATSPLTIACTQGSIVVTAGQAESGLYLNGEQLASEMHLVAGMRFGPQASAIIAAKKRQKVLILGANGFIGNHLTKRLLDDGKYEIYAMDMSANQIEQHLDHPDFHFVEGDITIHSEWIEYHIKKCDIVLPLVAIATPIEYTRNPLRVFELDFEENLKIVRECVKYNKRIIFPSTSEVYGMCTDEEFNEDTSPLITGPINRQRWIYSTSKQLLDRVIWAYGKKDNLKFTLFRPFNWMGPRLDSLNSARVGSSRAITQLILNLVEGTPIKLIDGGEQKRCFTDISEAIEALFRIIENKDGLCDGQIINIGSPDNEASIKQMAETLVDKFDAHPLREKFPPFAGYHLVESKTFYGDGYQDVQHRRPSIRNAKRLLDWEPTIMMEDTIEETLDFFLKTAVDE; translated from the coding sequence ATTTTTTGATTCAGTGGCTAAATTGGCCGCACGCAACGGTATTGCAGTGTTTGCACCTGAAGATGTGAACCACCCTCTGTGGATAGAGAAAATCAAGGCGATGCAGCCAGATGTATTCTTCTCGTTCTACTACCGTTCAATGATCAGCCAGGCTTTGCTAGATATTGCGCCTAAGGGTGGCTTTAATCTACATGGCTCGCTACTACCAGCTTATCGTGGACGCGCGCCCGTAAACTGGGCCTTGGTAAAAGGTGAAACTGAAACCGGCGTCACCTTGCATGCAATGACAGCGAAAGCCGATGCCGGCGACATTGTCGCTCAAGACAAATTAAGTATTGCGCTAGATGACACCGCAGCCACTTTGCATAGCCGACTAACCCAACTAAGTAGTCAATTGTTAGCTAAAACCGTTCCTGCAATTGTTGCCGGTACGCATACCCTAACGCCACAAGATGAAAGCCAAGCCACCGTGTTTGGACGTCGCACCCCAGCAGATGGTGAAATTAAGTGGGCCGACAGTGCCCAAACGATTTTCAACCTGTGCCGTGCGGTAACAGAACCCTTCCCTGGCGCCTTTACCTTTTTAGGTGAGCGTAAGGTAATTTTCTGGAGCATGGCCACCAGCGAACAAAATTACGATGCAACCCCTGGTACTATTGTGGCTACTTCGCCGCTAACCATTGCTTGTACTCAGGGCTCTATCGTCGTGACCGCAGGTCAGGCCGAAAGTGGTTTGTACTTAAACGGAGAGCAATTAGCCAGCGAAATGCACCTGGTAGCAGGTATGCGTTTTGGTCCTCAAGCCAGTGCTATTATCGCCGCTAAAAAACGCCAAAAAGTCCTGATTTTGGGTGCTAATGGTTTCATTGGTAACCACCTAACCAAACGTCTATTAGATGACGGTAAATACGAAATCTACGCCATGGACATGAGCGCTAATCAAATTGAGCAGCACTTAGACCATCCTGACTTTCATTTCGTTGAAGGTGATATCACCATTCATAGCGAATGGATTGAATACCACATTAAGAAATGTGACATCGTATTACCGCTGGTAGCGATTGCTACACCGATTGAATACACCCGTAACCCTTTACGTGTATTTGAGTTGGACTTTGAAGAGAACCTGAAAATTGTTCGCGAATGTGTGAAATACAATAAGCGCATTATCTTCCCTTCAACTTCTGAAGTATACGGCATGTGTACCGATGAAGAGTTTAACGAAGATACCTCTCCGCTAATCACCGGCCCAATTAACCGCCAACGTTGGATCTACTCAACGTCGAAGCAGTTATTAGACCGAGTGATTTGGGCATACGGCAAGAAAGACAACCTAAAATTCACCTTGTTCCGTCCGTTTAACTGGATGGGCCCGCGCTTAGACAGCTTAAACTCAGCCCGTGTTGGTTCTAGTCGCGCCATTACTCAGCTAATTCTAAACTTAGTGGAAGGTACACCGATTAAGCTGATTGATGGCGGCGAGCAAAAACGCTGTTTTACTGATATCTCTGAAGCGATTGAAGCCTTATTCCGTATTATTGAGAACAAAGATGGTTTGTGTGATGGTCAAATCATTAACATTGGTTCACCAGACAACGAAGCTAGCATCAAACAGATGGCTGAAACCTTAGTCGATAAATTTGACGCTCACCCGCTGCGTGAAAAATTCCCACCGTTTGCCGGCTATCACTTAGTAGAAAGTAAAACCTTCTATGGTGATGGTTACCAAGACGTACAACACCGTCGCCCAAGTATTCGCAATGCTAAGCGTCTACTAGACTGGGAACCGACCATTATGATGGAAGATACCATTGAAGAGACTTTAGACTTCTTCTTAAAAACGGCCGTAGACGAGTAA